The window CTTGTGCACCAACACCAGACCCGTTCGATCCCAGACCAAAATCTTGATCCGGTCCGCTCGTTTCGATCGGAACACGAAGGCTGCGCCGCTGAACGGGTCGAGACGAAGCATCTCCTGCACCTTCGCCGCAAGCCCATCGTGGCCACAGCGGAAGTCGATCGGCCGCGTCGCGATGTAAATCTTCAGATCGGCACCGGCCGCGATCATCGTGACGCTCGCATCGCGCGGATCACACGGGACAGCTGCTCGCCATCTATGGCTGTGTCCGTCCGCAGCACGACATCGCCGATCGAGATCTCGAGCTTGATCGCCGGAACCTGACGCTCCTCCAACGC of the Bradyrhizobium sp. WSM1417 genome contains:
- the tnpB gene encoding IS66 family insertion sequence element accessory protein TnpB (TnpB, as the term is used for proteins encoded by IS66 family insertion elements, is considered an accessory protein, since TnpC, encoded by a neighboring gene, is a DDE family transposase.), encoding MIAAGADLKIYIATRPIDFRCGHDGLAAKVQEMLRLDPFSGAAFVFRSKRADRIKILVWDRTGLVLVHKRLEGCKFVWPTIADGVIRISPAMFAALFEGLDWRLVRPEEARRPQAAG